The Euphorbia lathyris chromosome 3, ddEupLath1.1, whole genome shotgun sequence genome contains a region encoding:
- the LOC136224365 gene encoding protein FATTY ACID EXPORT 4, chloroplastic encodes MNCLPLQITGAKYPTLGDNYGSRKSTKLSRIPTCSRFSSGSFQNLRLSTSNFKSKPSKPFVIKSQVSDLAPAASAAYGILLFSGGIFAFSKSRSKGSLFGGLTGAALMTTAYVLMQEQETKAVGDAIGFGSSFLFSCVFGIRLAATQKLIPSGPLLGLSICSLAVFISSYFQDTVP; translated from the exons ATGAACTGTTTGCCACTGCAAATTACAGGCGCCAAATATCCTACCCTTGGCGACAATTATGGAAGCAGGAAAAGCACAAAACTCTCTAGAATCCCTACTTGCTCCCGTTTTTCAAGTGGAAGTTTTCAAAATCTAAGGCTATCCACTTCCAATTTCAAATCGAAACCGTCGAAGCCTTTCGTTATTAAATCTCAGGTCTCAGATCTGGCCCCGGCTGCCTCTGCCGCCTATGGAATCCTACTGTTCTCCGGCGGTATTTTTGCCT TCAGTAAATCAAGAAGCAAAGGATCGCTGTTCGGCGGATTGACGGGAGCTGCACTTATGACTACG GCTTATGTTTTGATGCAAGAGCAGGAGACAAAAGCAGTCGGTGATGCCATTGGCTTTGGATCTTCCTTCCTATTCTCTTGTGTGTTTG GTATACGATTGGCAGCAACTCAGAAACTGATTCCTTCAGGTCCATTATTAGGTTTGTCTATTTGTTCACTCGCTGTGTTCATTTCATCTTACTTTCAAGATACTGTCCCTTGA
- the LOC136224363 gene encoding pyruvate kinase, cytosolic isozyme, producing MANIDIEGILKELPDDGRVPKTKIVCTIGPASRSVEMLEKLLRAGMNVARFNFSHGTHEYHQGTLENLKIAMQNTQILCAVMLDTKGPEIRTGFLKDGKPIQLKEGQEITVTTDYSIKGDTEMISMSYKKLPVDVKPGNNILCSDGTITLAVLSCDPEAGTVRCRCENTAMLGERKNVNLPGVVVDLPTLTDKDKEDILEWGVPNNIDMIALSFVRKGSDLVNVRKVLGPHAKHIQLMSKVENQEGVINFDEILRETDSFMVARGDLGMEIPVEKIFLAQKMMIYKCNLVGKPVVTATQMLESMIKSPRPTRAEATDVANAVLDGTDCVMLSGESAAGAYPEIAVKIMRQICIEAESSLDYGAIFKEMIRSTPLPMSPLESLASSAVRTANKARAKLIVVLTRGGTTAKLVAKYRPAVPILSVVVPVLTTDSFDWTCSDETPARHSLIYRGLIPILAEGSAKATDAESTEVILEAALKSATGKGLCKVGDAVVALHRIGAASVIKICIVK from the exons ATGGCTAACATAGACATTGAGGGAATCCTGAAGGAGCTACCTGACGATGGGCGTGTGCCGAAGACAAAAATCGTGTGCACAATTGGACCTGCTTCCCGATCGGTTGAAATGCTAGAGAAGCTTCTAAGGGCTGGCATGAATGTTGCCCGTTTCAATTTCTCTCATGGTACCCATGAGTATCACCAAGGGACCTTGGAGAATCTCAAGATCGCCATGCAGAACACTCAGATCCTCTGTGCAGTCATGCTCGATACTAAG GGACCTGAGATTCGAACTGGTTTTTTAAAGGATGGAAAACCTATTCAACTGAAGGAGGGCCAGGAAATCACCGTGACTACTGATTACAGCATCAAGGGTGACACAGAAATGATTTCCATGAGCTACAAAAAACTGCCTGTGGATGTGAAACCTGGTAATAACATCTTGTGTTCAGATGGTACCATCACTCTGGCTGTCTTGTCTTGTGATCCAGAAGCCGGAACTGTGAGATGTCGTTGCGAGAACACTGCAATGTTAGGTGAGAGGAAAAATGTCAATCTTCCTGGTGTTGTCGTGGATCTTCCAACTCTTACTGATAAGGATAAAGAAGACATCCTCGAATGGGGAGTTCCCAACAATATTGATATGATTGCACTTTCATTTGTACGCAAGGGTTCAGATCTTGTTAATGTGCGGAAGGTCCTTGGGCCGCATGCCAAGCATATACAGTTGATGTCAAAG GTTGAGAACCAAGAAGGTGTTATAaactttgatgagattctgcgGGAGACCGACTCGTTCATGGTTGCTCGTGGTGATCTTGGAATGGAAATTCCTGTTGAGAAGATTTTCCTGGCACAGAAGATGATGATATACAAGTGTAATCTCGTCGGTAAGCCTGTGGTCACCGCTACTCAAATGCTCGAGTCCATGATTAAGTCTCCCCGGCCAACCCGTGCTGAAGCCACAGACGTAGCCAACGCTGTTCTCGACGGCACTGACTGTGTCATGCTCAGCGGAGAGAGTGCAGCTGGAGCCTACCCAGAGATTGCAGTAAAAATCATGCGTCAGATTTGTATCGAAGCAGAATCATCTCTCGATTACGGAGCTATATTCAAGGAGATGATAAGATCAACTCCACTTCCTATGAGCCCATTGGAGAGTCTTGCATCTTCAGCCGTACGAACTGCTAATAAGGCAAGAGCGAAGCTCATTGTGGTTTTGACACGTGGTGGGACAACAGCCAAGTTAGTAGCCAAGTACAGGCCTGCTGTACCTATACTGTCCGTGGTTGTCCCGGTCTTGACGACCGATTCATTTGACTGGACCTGCAGTGATGAGACACCGGCGAGACATAGTCTTATATACAGAGGCTTGATTCCTATTCTcgctgaaggatctgctaaggcTACTGATGCAGAATCTACAGAGGTTATTTTGGAAGCTGCTTTAAAGTCGGCGACCGGGAAGGGATTGTGCAAAGTCGGTGATGCTGTCGTTGCGCTTCATAGGATCGGAGCTGCCTCTGTTATTAAGATATGTATTGTGAAATGA